The Oryza brachyantha chromosome 7, ObraRS2, whole genome shotgun sequence genomic interval ATTTTGTCTCGTTAGAAAAGGCTTTAACCAACAATTACTCttttaagatatatttttttgttaaaaaattgaatttattatatttgcaTTCAAAGGTAATTACTTAATGATTATGCTTTAGCACTCGCATAAATGATATCCTAATAAAACAATTGTTGGTTAAAGCCTTGTCCTAACGatacaaatatgttttatattttaaaatggagggagcagtGTGGCAATGGCTGCCAATCAACTGCATGTTTTTCGCACCCTGAAAAATGCCGGATATAGTCAGTCATTATTTTCGTTGTGTTGAAAAATCTTCCAAAAAAACGTTCCTTTTAGGTTGCTAAGGTAGGTGTCCTGAATTTGTCTGCACTGAACTGAATATCTTAAGAAATCTGTTTCTGTTCTTGCAGGGTGGCTCCAATTAGAGTCTACGATTATCTGTCAGAGATGGTTAACACTCACGTTGAGTATCAAAAGATTTTTGCTAGGGACTTTTAAGTCTTGCAGCTGTGAAGTGAATCCAAAAGTCTAAAAACCTACCTAGCCCTATCCGGCATTTTTCACGTCTCTTATTAGGTTAGCATTACCTGTGCATATAGAGGGTATCTATTCTTTTTgtagatcatcaccacctTGTGAGCTGTGTCATATTCTTTGTTCGTTCGTTTAACTCTTTTGTTTAAGTCATGTACCACTCTTACAGAAATGACATATGAGTAAAAGACAATTCTTTCAAATACATCAGTGTCCATCTGTATGCTTTGATTGCTTGTGTATTTGCAACAACATCAAGGATGAAAAATCTAGTATCATCGCTCCAAAGCGACATGTATGATGTACTAGTTTGTGccaaaaagaaaggagagaaaaaataactgaagAAATCAGGACAGAAACAGAGAAGAGTATACAGCTACCACCACAGACTTCGCCATCAGGCTCTGTTCCAGCCTGATCTCTTCACTGCCATTCACTCTgtatatttctttctttgtgaCCCTTGAGAGCATCACTCTTTTTGATGCCTGAGTCGTTGTAGAAAACATCATGCCTCCTCAAGACATTTACAGATTGGGTTGAgaacacaaaattttttttcttcgctTTCAACGGACGGCGTTTCACCGAGcatcgctgccgccgccgccgccgccgccgcccatctTGCTCATGGAGAGTGTGAAGTAGAGCAGGATCAACGTTCCCACGCTTGACCTGTACAAACCAGGAAACGGCATGAGCATACAGCATGTCCAATTCAGTATAAATTTTGGGGGAGTGCAATGCTGATGAGTGAAACATTGGGAAATTCAGCGTTCTTCCTACAAgatcaaccaaaaaaagagATGACAAACGCAACCGCAACCAAGGATATCACTGActtaaaagttatagatctccTCTAACTTAAAAGTTAGACTAGCCAAAATTCAACATTTCAGCAAAATTGCCCAATTTTTCTGGGTTTTCATGGTAATCGAGTGGTAATCAGTGCTATGGACAAAACTGCTCAGAAGGAGACTAAAGGCTGCGTTCAGGGAGAGGGTGGATAAGTTAACCTACTTAAACGAAAAACGCAGTAATAGATTGGATAAGTCTACATAATCCCCTAACGTTTTACCACCTGATCACTTAACCTCCTCACCTAACAAACCAGGTATTTAACCCCTAAACTATCTAATACTGTTTAGATTACTCCCTCACGGTGGTTTTGGTGGTTTTGCTTCTTGTTTTGCCATGCTagcagattttttttgaatatggttttttaatgtcttatatggttttttaatttaagtgAACATAATTGtatatggactaattaggatAGTCTGTACATATCATACTGAGAGTTGAATGTGAGAGTTGCTAGCTACTCTATGATTTGTTAGACATGAATGTTGCATATGGTGCTTTTTTTTGCTACtctattttatgaataattgtGGAGCATCCTATTTGTGTCATGTTTAATGGGTTTTCTCCAAATTTATGTTTCTTAGTGCTACTGAAGTACTGGACATGTGACTTATTTCTTGCACAAGTATGCAATTCAAGCTTTAATGGTAACGTTGATAAAGGAAACACTTGGTTAAATGGTACTGTTAATTTTCAGTTTCTGAAGATCTAACAAAAAACTTTCAGTTTTCTAGTGCAAATGGAACTGTTAGCTTTCAGTTTTCTAGTCCATATGTAATCATGTTCCGcatgacataaaaaaatagtgtaaTATACAAACTATTCAAATTAGTCCATATACAATCATGTTCACCGAAATTAGTGCAACATACAAGGCATCAAAATATCatgtccaaaaaaaatctatcagCATGGCAAAACAAGAAGCAAAAGCACCAAAACCACTTTGAGGGGTAATCTAAACGATATTAGATAGTTTAGGGGGTTAATACCTGGTTTGTTAGGTGAGGGGGTTAAGTGATCAGGTGGTAAAACGTTGGGGTTATGTAGACTTATtcctaatagattagtatatgattaactaattattaattattataaaatataaaatatattactatgattttttaaacaatttttctatagaatttttataaccgtttagcagtttggaaagcgtgcgcatGGAAAACGAGAGTGTTAACTTAACTTACCGCCCCCGGCGAACGTGACCTAAACAGATTTGTTAACCCTGTCCAAAAATCACTGAAAAACTCAAGGATTTTCTTTGTGCCATCAAACTAGATGAAGAACGGGCTGTTCATCAATCGCCTTCTTTTCTCCCATATCGCTGTAGCCAAGCCGAAGCTGACAACCAACCAAAAGTCGAGTCTGGAACGCAGACTCGCCAACGAGAAACCCGGCCGGTCTTGTGCTGCAACTCCTGCACGCATCATCACTCGTCTATCTACCCGTCGCAACGAACCTAGGTACCATCTGAAAAGGCTGCAGATTAATGCAGCTACTAATACCGGCCATGTTCGAGGTTTTTGTCTTGTTTAGGACAGCACATTGATATGCCAATTAATCTCTTCCGCCTGACGCTTTAGGAAATTCGGGAATGGCTAGCTCTAAGTACCACGGCTTTTCGCTTAATCATTGGAAGAAATTAAGTAACGTACTCCAACTTGGTTAGGAACCTCACGTTACTGAATACCCAGTAGTTCTAAGGATCACATCCACGCGTACGAAGACCGACGAATGCATTCTTAACACATACTCAAAAaggttttaaatatttgtaagttaaaatataaatttttaacctttaaatttaaagtgtagtttatttttcatcgttGTTTACTTGTTTCTTAGATTGCTATAAGAAGatgaatataaaagttttattcataagttatttttttaaatatacaatttatctttttccaaacaatcaccccggAGACTATTCGTATTTTGGTATTTTGTAATGAGATCTTGGTAAATATTTTCCGTAAAGGAGAAGAGCAGTAGTGACGTGCAAGTGAAAATGCTTGAAGTTGACTTACAGTGTGGCGAAGAAGAAGACCACCCTCCGGGGATCGAGCCAcggcgccggctgccgcccgagccgccgtgaCTTCCCTCCGGGCGTGCCGGCCACCGGCGTGTGGACCGGCCGGAGACCGCTCATGTCGTCGGCGGCCGCCACGTGAACGAAGAGCGGGGACAGCGGGGGCCTCTTGCCTGTCCCTGCACATAAACGAAGCTCACATCGCACCTCCATCGATCAAAGGCATTAAACCATCCCCGGATTAGATTAATCCTGACCATATGTGTCACTTGTCAGATTGGATTGCTAGCTAAATTTCAAAGATCAAATTGCCAAAGCTCCACGGAATTGAAAACAACAGAAGCAACCCCtcccaaaaaatatttcagaaaTATATGAACTGATGAATCCTAATTGAATGCGATTGTAACTGGACTGACCGGCGGCGCcattgccgtcgccgtcggcggccggCTTCCTTTCACCCTTCCTCGACAGCGACCTCACCACCTTCTGTTGCGTCGGTCCGCGGCACAGTCAGTCACAAGCAAGGAAAGAATCGATCTTTAGAAACAACGGAAGAAACGGAGCCGCGTATGTACAGCGCCACTTACGGGTGTCCGCggcgtccgcggcggcgccgccgtcgccgtcgccgtcgcggctgCCGTGTCCTGGCCTTCGCTGGCGAGCGAGGAGAGGGCGCTGACGTCGAGGGCGATGaaccctccgccgccgccgccgccgcctgctccggCGCCGGTGACCGGGCTGGCGTCCAAGTTCGATTGCCCAAGATCACTCACCGCAAGAACCTGCACCCAAGAAAAATTCAGAAACCGCTGCTCAGCAATCACATAAGCAAAATCCCATCTTTCTTCCCCCAGAAAATAAAGACCATAAGATCAAAATTAACCACGACAAATaagcaaacaaaaaaccaAGAGACTTACAGCTTGGTTGGAGGCGGCGTCGCCCATGTCGTCCcgccgcggtggccgcggTGCTCTGCGTCACTGGGTAGGCGGCTGCTTCTGATTCCTTCTCCTTGCTCTCCTCTTTTGTTGTTCTATCCGCTGCTTCGGTTGTTTCGTTGGGAAGTAGAGTAGTAGCTCGAGTAGGAACAATGGAATACTACCAAAACGAGGAACCGGAGGGAAAAACCTGCCGCTTTTACTCTTTTTCAAGGACGAAAGATTCTTCCTCTTCGCTCGTTCGCTCACTCTGCCGCGAGCAAATggagagcagagcagaggaTGGGGAATGGGAGATGACAGGATATTTATGCGTGATGAtggatttttttcacataGGCCCCTTGTAGTtatctgaaaatttaaaaaatgttttgaagTAAATGGACTTACGGCTCACTACAAAAGGATAATGGTTATTGGAGAAAATTGGGAGGAATTCAGTTCTATGaatcttttttctgtttggttatTTGGATCAAAGGAATAGCTATGCAAAAATCCTATAAGTTTCCTTCGAATTGGCTCGGAACATTCAGGgaattttttggaattttagaCCTGCTTTGATTTGTAGGAAACACATGGAAAGTTTAAAGATTTCAATCTTATAGGAAAAGTTCCTACAAAAGCCTCTGAAACAAAGTATGCGAAtcatatcttttcttttaattatcGGTCGGACAATTCTACAGagattttgaagaaaataaatttacatgttttCGTCTTCTTCTACCTCTAAATTTCGGTGTTTCACATATTTGTCAATCAAACGGTATCTCATAGGAACCCTTACACAAGGTCCACCACTTgaagaaacaaattatttgTGTCTACCTCTTTTATGGTTCTAAATTTTTTCCGGTGATATATCCAAAATGCCATTCATGTAGTTTTCCTCCATTTTGCAATCCATAGAATTTGAGGTGTTGGCACATTTCAATTATggaatttcctttttttaatgtattttgagATTTATGCATTTCAAAAGAGCCCTTAACATAAAGGCTTGAAGGCCtgtatgcaattttttttctacagcTTCCGTAACCAAGGAAAATGAGGataaccaaaaaaatgtaaattaattttgaaattaagtTCTACGATTCAAAGTTGGTTGTGACTTATAACACCCAGCTCAAATAAGTAGGCCCTAAATTCCTTTTTAGAAACTACTAATACATTACTAATAAAGTACTAGGCAAGAAATGAACATTTACCTGAAAATGTTTTATTGAATCCCATATAATGTTATTTGTATGAAACATAgcatagtactccctccagttcCATGTTTTTTGTCGTTTTAAATAGGAGTGTGGTCAACCattttaaagatttaattattaataactttaaagtatttaatttaaaaacactATGACAACGTATATATAGATCAGACATAAAGAGTAATTTAAGACATAAAgagtaatttaataaaaacaaacattatatatataattatatattttaataaaaatatagtcaaagatagatatagaaaattatatatcattatccaaatcaacaaaaaatatcaaaacgGATAAAGCACTCCAGAGTGAGATGGATTCCAAGACACCATTGGATGAGAGCAGGTaaatagctggctataagccaactataagcatattttaaagagataaagagggaagagagaagagaggtgggctactaactTGTAGTCAACTGtacacggactctaagacaaAGTGTgcgtatgacatgtgagaccatgtatttatgttattgaacttgctctgagTAATTTCAGATCTGCAAATTTCAATGTTTCTCGGGGACTGATCTATTAAAAGAGTTAAAAGAGACAATATTGCAGTTCTTTATTGTTTCGAGGGCGTTCTCGGGAGAAAACATTTGGCACTTTTGGCAGGCAAATATCCTCGATGGCTACCACTTTTCCAGTTTGCCCTGCCATCACTTTTCCTTCAGCAAGAGTGCGAGTATTTGTATTTCCCCCAACTCCACCAATTCTCCTTTTTCTATCACTTTCTCAGatgcaaaagcaaaataatacttgatcttaacaaaaaaaaagcgtAGGAATATTGAAAAACAGAGCAAGAAGTATCAGTGTGAGACAAGGATAGGCTTTGAAATGAACAAGAAAAcagttctgaaaaataaatcaatgtatgtattaatgtatatactAGCTAAACTAGTTTGGTTATATAATCTTcgattttatattataagatgatttaattatataggatatctatatagatatagattatAATGATCtgaatacatacatacatacatactgaTCCTTTAATGAATGTAGAGGGTTAGAACctcttataatacaaaataaaatgagtGTTATTTAGTCCTTTCCTTTAAAGAATTTTCTtagcatttaattattttcctaaaaagatttgatttttagtcatttatctacatgtatttataatggggttaaataaacaatagtaCATAGCACCTTCTTGTTTCACCTCTTGTGTAACATAAGGTAATGGCTTTACTTCCTTAAAAGGCAGTGATATATGCAAAATTTCTAGACCCGAGGCAAAATCTACTATAATTCGCTCCATCACTTAGACCTAggcattcttttttttttttggtttattgcAAAATTCGGTTAGCTAATACTCAAAGCCGAAATGTTCGTGGGAGAAGTAAAAACTGATAACATCGGTTTCGGTTATAACCATATCATGTATCATGGTAGATTTAGGTTACAGAAGAAGAAAGCGActgtttattaattttagagagCATCTCCCCAATTTTAGGGCACTTATTTGATAAATCAATAGAACAACATAACAATCaacattatattataaacGAATTCACAAAAATACCATCAAGTATAGCATTTCTAAGTTAAAAATCATTAGCAATCACTGCATCACCCCGTCACAATTCATAGTATCCCGGTTAGTTCGGAGTCAACGTTACAAACCGACACATGATCAAATAATGGACCTGTTTGGGGAGTTTTAGATTCCGAGAAACaactgcttggtagccagcttctgagaatctagaaaagctcctaaacccagatTCTCTAGCTACTggcttcttagtttattttccagaatctgtaactacatatTCTTAGAAGCTGTAGACCGTTTGGAACAACTTTTGggacagcttctggcagaagcagttTTTGGAAAAGCTGCAGCCGGaagaagctgccccaaacaGGCTCATTGTGTCGATGAGTGCCCAAAGTTGCTCTTGGCTCACCCATATGAGTGAAAATAATGGCGGGATCAAAGACATATggtctgtttggggagctttagattctaacATGAGAATatgaaaagctcctaaacccagcttctagATTGTTAGTTCATTTTCGAAAATccgtaactatagattcttaaAAGCTATGAACTGTTTAGGGCAACTTCTGGCAGAAACAACTTTTGgaaaaagctgcagctagAAAAAGTTCCCCCAAACAGGCTGTATGTGGCTGACTTGTgtatcaaaaaaagaaaatcaaatgcTCATAATATGCCAAGGATTTAGCATATATTGTGTTCAGTGCCCCCATGTTAGCCTCAAAGAGAATGGGATGCAACTTGCTACGGAGATGGAGGAAACTCTGTTGCATATCGTGGACTTAAcagaaacaaattaactaataataaataacCTTCAGTTAAATGTTGAATTTTGACGACATTTGTCGCCACAAAGATCGGCACTTATTATTGTTTCAACAAGGCAGGCAGATCTCCCCCTTATGTCAAAATAGTTGGTGGTTGCGTGAATGTTATCAAGGGCTCTGAGCCTAAATTTTCATATTGCTAACTAAAACATTCTGATTCCGTATAGAATTAAAGTGACAAACATATTAAGTCATGGGCAATAACCAAATCAGTAGAAAAGTTCAAATGATAACTGAAAATTGTTAGATCCACTTATACCGCAAAGTCACAAAGGCACAAACTTGACATCTGggccgtcccaaaatatagcatGATACTATATTTCATTCCAGCCTAAGACAACTAAGGCTTCTTAATTCCATTGAAGCACATATGGCATAGCTGTGGAGTTGTTTAAATCCAAAATCCTGATATCCATATTAAGTACATGCATATGCTTTCAATAGAAATTTATTGAGATTACGAAAAtgacacttttttttatcttaccACGTGTGTTAGACATCATATTTGCGTGTGTGTGAGTGTGATATTGTGAGTATAGTGATATGTGTGCCTATACGTCTActgcataataaaaaataattataaaatttctaagaaTATATGATTGCCAGCCAAATGGCATTACCTCAGCCCTATGATATAgctatgagcaattttattataattaaacaTCAGAAAGTACAatatcttttatataaaatttagtacctcaatatattttgtatctcgaaataccaaaatttatgataaataGAGGTACTTTCTTAaagatataataaaaatccGTATTGCTACAGGATGGGCTTCGCCCTTGCTTTCGGCACGCCTGATCCCTGGTTGAATTCGAAAGCGTGCGTTCTCTGAAGAATGGGGGGAATGTTTACATGCGCTGCACTTGAAGATTTGGTGGACCCATCAGTGGCACCCAATAGATCCACCATGGTCTAACTCGGTGGCGACTGGCGAGCTTAGCCTGCTCGAAATGATGAAGCCATCGACGCCAAAGGCCGATCTTATCCCCCGTTGTTCGCTTTGATCTGAATTTTGATGATTATATTACAATATCCTAAAATACCTGCCATTTATTGTTTTCTCTACTGCCTCAAGCTTTTGTAATAATGGAAATAGGTTATATATATCCCCGGTCTATGTTGACATATGATCAGCTGAATTTAAagctaacaaaaataaactagattctatttcctctgttttatattgtaagatcatCTGTATAACAATGTAaagtatttgtatatatatctaaatttattattactatctatatgaatctagggagTGATCGTATcgcttttaaatttttatatgtgttcttagcgttctaaaaacaaagatagGAAAATAAGTTACTacgaaaaactctaaaatcaaggttaaaaatttaaattttggtttataagtataactgAAGCGAAAAAATGGGACCGTTTGTAATGAGTTCTTTTCCCATCCTCATGGCCTTTCTATCCTTCTAATCAAACTTGAAATTGGATTCAAAGTACGACTTAGTCAAATGCACCTATTTCGAATCCAAAATCTCAAATTGAAAGAGAGATGGATAGGGATCGAGAATTCTAATTATCGCTATTTGGAATGGATCCAATTCTATTGAGTCTGACTCATAGTGATAATTTCTCTTTAGTTAAGAATGATCTTGGTTATTAAAAATTGAACAACTAGGATCCATTTACTAATTGATACCTAGTTGACATTGATAGAAAGGATATAACGAATTATGAGTTTAATAGATCTTtgctataaaactacataCATAgttttacattgtgaaacatgGACAGTGGCATGTAATTACAGAGGCAGTGGCAAGTACTTATATACATCCTACTCTTTTCGTTTCctaataatataagatatttaacttttttgattATAATacttaatcatttgtcttattcaaaaaattatgggaaTATCagttattttgcttgtgacttactttattattatcaaaagaactttaagcgcaacttataattttttatatttgtactaaaattttaaataagacgaatggttaaatgttataaccaaaaaaataaaacatcttatattatgaaacatgaAACAGGGAGGTAGTACTTCCTTAAGCTAATGATTACCATGCACTTTATTAATTTACCCGAACCAACACCACGCATGTTATGTCAGAGAAGTTCaacagtatagccaactactagctctaattcatctatagtcaatctaatagccaactcatataatagctacctataaaacatataccactatgtcccatatgtcatacacacattgtgtaagTGCTACAGTTGGCTAGCAATTAatagtccacctctcttctctcttttctctttatctccttaaaatatgtttatagttggtttatagtctgttattgtacctgctcaaAGTGGTCATCAGCAGTTAATCTCAGCATCTCGTGCGGCACTCATCACGGGGACTCCTTCTCATATGGCGTTACAGCAAACAATAACAGCGACATGATCTGTGCGTGCTTCCCAACTGCACGATCCAGAAAACAACAGCACAGCTCAAATCACGTAGACGTAGctgcatatatacacatgtagCCTTGCATAATCTAAGTCGCGGAATGGAAGAGATGCACATGCGCAGCCCGCGCGTGATCTTGGCGTCTAAACTTCGCCGTGTCTCGTGGCCTTTGACTTTCTGAAGCGTTGTTAATCAAGCATAAGTGAAATAATTTACTAacgactaaaaaataatttatgagcaaaatttttatatggatTCTTAGCGGTATTAAAGCAAATACTGAATAATAAACTAGGAAAAACCCCCTTAaattagctttaaatttaatttttaaaatttaaaatttagtttataagtagaACTTGCAATTGCAAAGGCTGTTcagggaggaagagaagaggaaAGCGACGATGGAAGCTAGTGTCTGTCTGTCATGTCTGTCGCGTACGGGGTTAATCACACCCAGAGCCCAGATTGCGACCTCGATCTG includes:
- the LOC102710713 gene encoding uncharacterized protein LOC102710713, producing the protein MGDAASNQAVLAVSDLGQSNLDASPVTGAGAGGGGGGGGFIALDVSALSSLASEGQDTAAATATATAAPPRTPRTPKVVRSLSRKGERKPAADGDGNGAAGTGKRPPLSPLFVHVAAADDMSGLRPVHTPVAGTPGGKSRRLGRQPAPWLDPRRVVFFFATLSSVGTLILLYFTLSMSKMGGGGGGGGSDAR